Proteins encoded in a region of the Enoplosus armatus isolate fEnoArm2 chromosome 16, fEnoArm2.hap1, whole genome shotgun sequence genome:
- the dazl gene encoding deleted in azoospermia-like, with the protein MSDIHKPRSSNQTSPSLKLSNGYILPEGKLTPNALFVGGIDMKVDENEMRDFFARYGAVKEVKIITYRGGICKGYGFVYFNEDVNIQSIIEQQISFKGRKLKLGPAIMKERSSRSMQSRLVGPAPWMNPTQYFYCACCSPMGGGMPQPSPILNGGSPYNQPYSYSNFGGVMIPQMPMNYAQNAYAYQYTPPHWTTDQRTRPVNQNFVDCGVQTMLTVL; encoded by the exons ATGAGT GATATCCACAAGCCCAGGAGCAGCAACCAGACTTCACCTTCCCTGAAGTTGTCAAATGGCTACATACTACCTGAGGGCAAACTGACTCCCAACGCCCTCTTTGTTGGTGGGATTGACATGAAG gtggatgaaaatgaaatgcgGGACTTCTTCGCCAGATATGGTGCTGTTAAAGAAGTAAAAATTATCACGTACCGTGGAGGGATCTGCAAAGG ATATGGGTTTGTGTACTTCAATGAAGATGTCAACATTCAGTCGATCATTGAG CAACAGATCAGTTTTAAGGGCCGGAAACTCAAGCTGGGCCCTGCCATTATGAAAGAAAGGAGCTCTC GGTCCATGCAATCCCGTCTGGTTGGCCCAGCTCCTTGGATGAACCCCACTCAGTACTTCTACTGTGCCTGCTGCTCACCCATGGGAGGGGGTATGCCACAACCTTCGCCCATCCTCAATGGAGGCAGCCCCTACAATCAG CCGTACTCCTACTCCAACTTTGGAGGGGTCATGATCCCACAGATGCCAATGAACTACGCACAGAACGCATACGCCtaccag TACACTCCACCTCACTGGACGACGGACCAGAGGAcacgacctgtcaatcag AACTTTGTGGACTGTGGAGTCCAGACTATGCTGACTGTACTGTAG